Proteins encoded together in one Marinithermus hydrothermalis DSM 14884 window:
- a CDS encoding FAD-binding oxidoreductase, whose amino-acid sequence MEKHTLNETAFQALAAGFRGHLIRPEDPAYEEAHRVYNAMIDKHPALIARAADVADVIRTVNFAREEGLLLAVRGGGHNGGGLGTCDDGVVLDLSGMKGVRVDPEARTARVAGGCTWGEVDHATHAFGLATPAGIISTTGVGGLTLGGGLGHLTRRYGLTIDNLLEVDMVLADGSFVTANEATHPDLFWAVRGGGGNFGVVTSFLFRLHPVDTVVAGPTLWEMDQAEAVLRWYREFIPQAPEDLNGFFAFLTVPPGPPFPEALHHRKMCGVVWCYTGPKEEADAVFAPIRAFGPPALDGTHEVPYPALQSAFDGLYPPGLQWYWRADFVRELSDEAVARHAQHGAAMPTPLSTMHLYPIDGAVHRVAPDATAFSYRDARWAEVIVGVDPAPANAGRIKDWTVRYWEALHPYSAGGAYVNFMMEEGQERVQATYRDNYERLVRVKQRYDPHNLFRVNQNIRPVSA is encoded by the coding sequence ATGGAAAAGCACACATTGAACGAAACGGCATTCCAGGCGCTGGCAGCGGGGTTCCGTGGCCACCTCATCCGGCCGGAGGACCCGGCGTACGAGGAGGCCCACCGGGTCTATAACGCCATGATCGACAAGCACCCGGCCCTAATCGCCCGCGCCGCGGACGTGGCCGACGTGATCCGCACCGTGAACTTCGCTCGGGAGGAAGGGCTGCTCCTCGCGGTGCGGGGCGGCGGGCATAACGGCGGAGGGCTCGGCACGTGCGACGACGGGGTGGTGCTCGACCTCTCGGGGATGAAGGGCGTCCGCGTGGACCCCGAGGCGCGCACCGCCCGGGTCGCGGGCGGGTGCACGTGGGGGGAGGTGGACCACGCCACCCACGCCTTCGGGCTCGCGACCCCCGCAGGCATCATCTCCACCACTGGCGTGGGGGGGCTCACGCTGGGGGGCGGGCTGGGCCACTTGACGCGCCGCTACGGGCTCACCATCGACAACCTGCTCGAGGTGGACATGGTGCTGGCGGACGGGAGCTTCGTCACGGCGAACGAGGCCACGCACCCCGACCTGTTCTGGGCGGTGCGGGGCGGCGGGGGGAATTTCGGCGTGGTGACCTCCTTCTTGTTCCGCTTGCACCCGGTGGACACCGTCGTGGCGGGCCCTACCCTTTGGGAGATGGACCAGGCGGAGGCGGTGCTCCGCTGGTACCGCGAGTTCATTCCTCAAGCGCCGGAGGACCTGAACGGGTTCTTCGCCTTCCTCACGGTGCCTCCGGGACCGCCCTTCCCGGAGGCGCTGCACCACCGGAAGATGTGCGGCGTGGTCTGGTGCTACACGGGACCTAAGGAGGAGGCGGACGCGGTCTTCGCCCCGATCCGGGCCTTCGGCCCCCCGGCCCTGGACGGGACCCACGAAGTGCCGTACCCCGCCCTGCAAAGCGCCTTCGACGGGCTGTACCCGCCGGGATTGCAGTGGTACTGGCGCGCGGACTTCGTGCGGGAGCTTTCCGACGAGGCCGTCGCGCGGCACGCCCAGCACGGGGCCGCGATGCCCACCCCGCTCTCCACCATGCACCTCTACCCCATCGACGGCGCGGTGCACCGGGTGGCCCCGGACGCGACGGCGTTCAGCTACCGGGACGCGCGCTGGGCCGAGGTGATCGTGGGGGTGGACCCCGCTCCGGCGAACGCCGGGCGGATCAAGGACTGGACCGTGCGGTACTGGGAGGCGCTGCACCCGTACTCGGCCGGAGGAGCCTACGTGAACTTCATGATGGAGGAGGGCCAGGAGCGGGTCCAGGCCACCTACCGGGACAACTACGAGCGCTTGGTGCGGGTGAAGCAGCGGTACGACCCCCATAACCTCTTCCGGGTCAACCAGAACATCCGGCCTGTCTCGGCCTAG
- a CDS encoding sigma 54-interacting transcriptional regulator, with protein MKPQTLGELKRAYPLEKLRRSVKDEARENLIAKLRRGDPLFPGIHGYEETVVPHLVNAILARHNFILLGLRGQAKSRLLRALIDLLDPEIPALPTEIRDNPLHPLSAEGRRLLAEAGDDAPIVWVPADERYVEKLATPDTTVADLIGDVDPIKAARRGTGLGDLEAVHYGLLPRANRGIFAVNELADLAPKVQVALFNILQEGDVQIKGYPVRLPLDVWLVFTANPQDYTARGKIVTPLKDRIGSEIRTHYPRTLEEGLKITLQEAWTEREESLLVPPFVAAGVEAVAFAAREDKRVDQTSGVSQRVSISLLELVASNAERRAIRYGERPVARPLDVYFGLPAVTGKLELEYEGELVGAERIARELVLKAFGQAFGAYARSLPTDEVVAWFEEGNLLRLPEGPARAVVEAMGPVPGLVAAARSLAGSDQPELLAAAGEFVLEGLAGRRKIARGEETYSAALGEHPQWGN; from the coding sequence ATGAAACCCCAAACCCTGGGCGAGCTGAAGCGCGCCTACCCCCTGGAGAAGCTGCGGCGGAGCGTGAAGGACGAGGCGCGGGAGAACCTGATCGCCAAGCTCCGGCGGGGCGACCCGCTCTTTCCCGGGATTCACGGGTACGAGGAGACCGTCGTCCCGCACCTGGTGAACGCGATCCTCGCGCGGCACAACTTCATCCTGCTCGGGCTTCGGGGCCAGGCGAAAAGCCGCCTCTTGCGCGCGCTGATCGACCTCCTGGACCCCGAGATCCCGGCGCTGCCCACCGAGATCCGCGACAACCCCCTCCACCCCCTCTCCGCCGAGGGCCGGCGCCTCCTGGCCGAAGCGGGGGACGACGCGCCGATCGTCTGGGTGCCCGCGGACGAGCGGTACGTGGAGAAGCTCGCCACGCCCGACACCACCGTCGCGGACCTGATCGGGGACGTGGACCCCATCAAGGCCGCGCGGCGCGGCACGGGCCTCGGCGACCTCGAGGCCGTGCACTACGGCCTGCTGCCCCGCGCGAACCGCGGGATCTTCGCGGTGAACGAGCTCGCGGACCTCGCCCCCAAGGTGCAGGTGGCCCTCTTCAACATCCTCCAGGAGGGGGACGTACAGATCAAAGGGTACCCCGTGCGCCTCCCGCTCGACGTGTGGCTGGTCTTCACCGCCAATCCCCAGGACTATACCGCGCGCGGCAAGATCGTCACGCCGCTCAAGGACCGGATCGGCTCCGAGATCCGCACGCACTACCCGCGCACCCTCGAGGAGGGGTTGAAGATCACGCTGCAGGAAGCCTGGACCGAGCGGGAGGAGAGCCTTCTCGTACCGCCGTTCGTTGCGGCCGGGGTGGAGGCCGTGGCCTTCGCGGCCCGCGAGGACAAACGCGTGGATCAAACCAGCGGGGTTTCGCAGCGCGTCAGCATCAGCCTGCTCGAGCTCGTGGCCTCGAACGCCGAGCGGCGCGCCATCCGGTACGGGGAGCGGCCCGTCGCTCGTCCGCTCGACGTGTACTTCGGCCTGCCCGCGGTGACGGGCAAGCTCGAGCTGGAGTACGAGGGGGAGCTGGTGGGCGCGGAACGCATCGCGCGGGAGCTGGTTCTGAAGGCGTTCGGGCAGGCTTTCGGCGCGTACGCGCGCAGCCTGCCAACGGACGAGGTGGTGGCGTGGTTCGAGGAGGGCAACCTCCTCCGGCTCCCGGAAGGCCCCGCGCGTGCGGTGGTGGAGGCGATGGGGCCGGTCCCGGGCCTTGTGGCCGCGGCGCGAAGCCTCGCGGGGTCCGACCAGCCGGAGCTGCTCGCCGCGGCGGGAGAGTTCGTGCTGGAGGGGCTCGCTGGCCGCAGGAAGATCGCGCGCGGCGAGGAAACCTACAGCGCCGCGCTGGGCGAACACCCCCAGTGGGGGAACTAG
- the ispF gene encoding 2-C-methyl-D-erythritol 2,4-cyclodiphosphate synthase: MRIGYGEDSHRLEAGRPLWLGGVRIESPHGPVAHSDGDALLHAVADALLSALALGDIGQLFPDTDPRWRGVDSTVILAEALRRVRAEGYRPRQVNAVVTLDRPKLTPHRERIQERLAHLLALSAGDVGLSFKTSEGLAPAHVQVRAVVLLEPLPQGPGGVWTA; encoded by the coding sequence ATGCGGATCGGTTACGGGGAGGACAGCCACCGCCTCGAGGCCGGCCGGCCCTTATGGCTGGGCGGCGTGCGGATCGAAAGCCCGCACGGGCCCGTGGCGCACTCGGACGGGGACGCGCTGTTGCACGCGGTTGCGGACGCTTTGCTGTCCGCTCTCGCGCTCGGGGATATCGGCCAGCTCTTTCCCGACACGGACCCCCGCTGGCGGGGGGTGGACAGCACGGTGATCCTCGCGGAAGCGCTGCGCCGGGTACGCGCCGAGGGGTACCGGCCCCGGCAGGTGAACGCCGTGGTGACCCTGGACCGCCCCAAACTCACCCCGCACCGCGAACGCATCCAGGAGCGCCTGGCCCACCTCCTCGCCTTGAGTGCGGGGGACGTAGGGCTTTCCTTTAAGACCTCGGAAGGCCTCGCGCCCGCGCACGTGCAGGTGCGGGCGGTGGTGCTCCTCGAGCCCCTCCCCCAAGGCCCGGGCGGGGTGTGGACGGCGTAA
- a CDS encoding TENA/THI-4 domain-containing protein: MRNLLALRDRHWPAWARLLEHPFVQRLQDGEVPYTAGLRWLEQLYPLTQELLRLKAKLLLNAPRPHQLVLAYGLVAAVEELDWLEVLGVNPDAPRHPTIQAHLQLLKSLAEHPYPVAIVGLWVLHRAFLDVWMSACPACEPLGRLTEYLSSSESRAYMHDVSDLAEEALIHATPEERARIEEVTEAILRYEHALWDLALSYAHNAR; this comes from the coding sequence ATGCGGAACCTCCTGGCGCTTCGGGACCGACACTGGCCCGCCTGGGCGCGACTCCTCGAGCACCCGTTCGTCCAGCGCTTGCAGGACGGGGAGGTGCCCTACACGGCGGGGCTGCGCTGGCTGGAGCAGCTCTACCCCCTCACTCAGGAGCTGCTCCGCCTCAAAGCAAAGCTCCTCCTCAACGCCCCGCGCCCGCACCAGTTGGTGCTGGCCTACGGCCTCGTCGCCGCCGTGGAGGAACTGGACTGGCTCGAGGTGCTGGGCGTCAACCCGGACGCGCCGCGGCACCCCACGATCCAGGCGCACCTTCAGCTCCTCAAGTCCCTGGCCGAACACCCGTACCCCGTGGCGATCGTGGGGCTTTGGGTGCTGCACCGCGCGTTTCTCGACGTGTGGATGAGCGCGTGTCCCGCGTGCGAGCCCCTCGGCCGCCTGACCGAGTACCTTTCCTCCTCCGAATCCCGCGCCTACATGCACGACGTGAGCGACCTCGCGGAGGAGGCCCTGATCCACGCCACGCCGGAGGAACGCGCCCGCATCGAGGAGGTCACGGAAGCGATCCTGCGCTACGAGCACGCCCTTTGGGACCTGGCGTTAAGCTACGCGCACAACGCCCGCTAA
- a CDS encoding trimeric intracellular cation channel family protein, whose amino-acid sequence MDLVAFLNGLGTLTFAATGALVGVRKRFDLIGVMILASVTAVGGGSIRDVVVGFLPPAALRDDALLWGVALTGVATFYLHRYLGRLERTLYALDTLGLALFAALGAERGLTYGLGVWGVVFAGTVSGVGGGVLRDVLSGEVPGILYRAGDLYASAAAAGALVVYLLYGLDPGLSLVAGALTTMLLRFGSRWWGLRLPVPRG is encoded by the coding sequence ATGGACCTCGTCGCCTTCCTGAACGGGCTGGGCACCCTCACCTTCGCCGCGACCGGCGCGCTCGTGGGGGTCCGGAAGCGGTTCGACCTCATCGGCGTGATGATCCTGGCCTCGGTCACGGCGGTGGGGGGCGGCTCGATCCGGGACGTGGTGGTGGGGTTTTTGCCGCCCGCCGCGCTCCGGGACGACGCGTTGCTTTGGGGCGTGGCGCTCACCGGGGTGGCCACCTTCTACCTGCACCGGTACCTGGGGCGGCTCGAGCGCACCTTGTACGCCCTGGACACGCTGGGGCTCGCGCTGTTCGCCGCGCTCGGCGCGGAGCGCGGCCTGACCTACGGGCTGGGGGTGTGGGGGGTGGTCTTCGCGGGTACGGTGAGCGGCGTGGGGGGCGGGGTGCTCCGCGACGTGCTCTCCGGCGAGGTGCCCGGCATCCTGTACCGGGCGGGGGATCTGTACGCCTCGGCCGCGGCGGCGGGGGCGCTGGTGGTGTACCTGCTGTACGGCCTGGACCCCGGGCTGAGCCTGGTGGCGGGCGCGTTGACCACGATGCTGTTGCGGTTTGGGAGCCGCTGGTGGGGGCTCAGGCTGCCCGTTCCGCGCGGGTAG
- a CDS encoding glycoside hydrolase family 15 protein yields the protein MPSDYKPLEAYGLVGNLETCALVARDGAIDWLPLPHLESPSIFAALLDPERGGHFTLKPRAPFETTQAYAEPTNVLHTRFRTPTGQARLVDFMPVRGMTGLPPAGHRVLLRKLEGLTGTLEFTLEFAPRFDYARVTPRLEATPTGVQARWRGTHLVLDSPVPLEVRGATARARFVLEAGTTLWFGLRYDGAPFLTEAQREARLEATLRYWRAWAHRCEQEPCLFEGPWHDLATRSGLALKLLTHPETGAIAAAPTTSLPEAIGGVRNWDYRYAWIRDASFTVQALHRLGHVQEALEYFRWICAVCAQAREPAAIRVMYTLHGDPVPPEETLDHLRGYRDSRPVRVGNAAATQTQLDIYGELVNAAYEVHRHREGLEGVDWRFIRGLVNHAARVWRSPDAGIWEVRSPPQHFTYSKLMCWVALDRGIRLAERFGLKASLRTWKAQRKAVRDAILTQGFSPRKQSFVRAFGTEELDATGLLIPLVGFLPPDDPRVRGTIAATQRELVVDGWVRRYTGEDGLPGQEGAFLLATFWLVHALALGGETEPAAALLEQAVRHASPLGLLAEEIDPTTGAMLGNYPQAFSHIGLIHSALALGEARTPAP from the coding sequence ATGCCCAGCGATTACAAGCCCTTAGAAGCGTACGGCCTCGTCGGGAACCTCGAGACCTGCGCCCTCGTCGCGCGCGACGGGGCGATCGACTGGCTGCCCCTCCCGCACCTGGAGTCCCCCAGCATCTTCGCGGCCCTTCTCGACCCCGAACGGGGCGGGCACTTCACCCTAAAACCGCGCGCCCCCTTCGAAACGACCCAGGCCTACGCGGAACCCACCAACGTGCTCCACACCCGCTTCCGCACCCCTACCGGCCAGGCCCGGCTCGTGGACTTCATGCCGGTGCGCGGCATGACCGGCCTCCCCCCCGCCGGCCACCGGGTCCTCTTGCGGAAGCTCGAGGGCCTCACCGGCACCCTCGAGTTCACGCTCGAGTTCGCCCCCCGCTTCGATTACGCCCGGGTCACCCCGCGCCTCGAGGCCACCCCGACCGGCGTCCAAGCCCGCTGGCGGGGGACGCACCTGGTGCTGGACAGCCCTGTGCCGCTCGAGGTGCGCGGCGCGACGGCCCGAGCGCGCTTCGTCCTCGAGGCGGGCACGACGCTGTGGTTCGGGCTGCGCTACGACGGGGCGCCCTTCCTGACCGAAGCGCAACGCGAAGCGCGGCTCGAGGCCACCCTCCGCTACTGGCGGGCGTGGGCCCACCGCTGCGAGCAGGAACCGTGCCTCTTCGAGGGGCCCTGGCACGACCTCGCGACGCGCAGCGGCCTGGCGCTGAAGCTCCTCACGCACCCCGAGACCGGCGCGATCGCCGCGGCCCCCACCACCTCCCTCCCCGAGGCCATCGGGGGGGTGCGCAACTGGGACTACCGGTACGCCTGGATACGCGACGCCTCCTTCACGGTCCAGGCCCTGCACCGCCTGGGGCACGTGCAGGAGGCGCTCGAGTACTTCCGCTGGATCTGTGCGGTCTGCGCGCAGGCGCGGGAACCAGCGGCGATCCGGGTCATGTACACCCTGCACGGCGATCCGGTCCCTCCCGAGGAAACCCTGGACCACCTGCGCGGGTACCGAGACTCCCGGCCCGTGCGCGTGGGGAACGCCGCCGCCACCCAGACCCAGCTGGACATCTACGGCGAGCTGGTGAACGCCGCGTACGAGGTGCACCGGCACCGAGAAGGCCTCGAGGGGGTGGACTGGAGGTTCATCCGCGGGCTCGTGAACCACGCCGCGCGCGTCTGGCGCTCGCCGGACGCGGGCATCTGGGAGGTGCGGAGCCCGCCCCAGCACTTCACGTACTCGAAGCTCATGTGCTGGGTGGCGCTCGACCGAGGCATCCGGCTCGCGGAGCGCTTCGGCCTCAAGGCCTCGCTCCGCACCTGGAAAGCACAGCGGAAAGCCGTGCGCGACGCGATCTTGACGCAGGGGTTCAGCCCCCGAAAGCAAAGCTTCGTGCGGGCGTTTGGCACCGAGGAGCTCGACGCGACCGGGCTGCTGATCCCCCTCGTGGGCTTCCTGCCCCCGGATGACCCGCGCGTGCGGGGCACGATCGCGGCTACGCAGCGCGAACTCGTGGTGGACGGCTGGGTCCGCCGCTACACCGGGGAGGACGGCCTGCCTGGCCAAGAAGGCGCGTTCCTCCTCGCGACCTTCTGGTTGGTGCACGCGCTCGCGCTCGGAGGGGAGACCGAGCCCGCCGCGGCCCTTCTGGAGCAGGCGGTGCGCCACGCGAGCCCCCTGGGCCTCCTCGCCGAGGAGATCGATCCCACCACCGGCGCGATGCTCGGGAACTACCCCCAGGCCTTCAGCCACATCGGCCTGATCCACAGCGCGCTCGCCCTCGGCGAGGCCCGCACCCCCGCTCCTTGA
- a CDS encoding HD domain-containing protein codes for MPNYAEALALMREWTASENLRRHMMAVEAAMRAYARKLGEDEELWAIAGVLHDFDYERYPEEHPYRGVAYLREHGYPEVVCEAILGHASFTGVPRRTRMAKALFACDEITGLITAAVYVRPDRSIHGLELRSLKKKFKDKSFARGVNREEVRQAAEAFGVELWEHIGFVLEAMKADAERLGLA; via the coding sequence ATGCCCAACTACGCGGAAGCCCTGGCCTTGATGCGGGAGTGGACGGCTTCGGAGAACCTGCGGCGGCACATGATGGCCGTGGAGGCCGCGATGCGCGCGTACGCGCGCAAGCTGGGCGAGGACGAGGAGCTTTGGGCCATCGCGGGGGTGCTGCACGACTTCGATTACGAGCGGTACCCCGAGGAGCACCCCTACCGGGGCGTGGCCTACCTGCGGGAGCACGGGTACCCGGAGGTGGTGTGCGAGGCCATCCTGGGGCACGCGAGCTTCACGGGCGTGCCGCGCCGGACGCGGATGGCCAAGGCCTTGTTCGCGTGCGATGAGATCACCGGCTTGATCACCGCCGCGGTGTACGTGCGCCCCGACCGCAGCATCCACGGCCTCGAGCTCAGGAGCTTGAAGAAGAAGTTCAAGGACAAGAGCTTCGCGCGGGGCGTGAACCGCGAGGAGGTGCGGCAGGCGGCGGAGGCGTTCGGCGTGGAGCTCTGGGAGCACATCGGGTTCGTGCTCGAGGCGATGAAGGCGGACGCCGAGCGGTTGGGGCTGGCGTGA
- a CDS encoding transposase, translating to MTQAALSLLWTLLALLPSPHLQESLKALLLLLLHGHGKARPQHSQVKSPSALSRFLNRYPWPTRALIRLARKEAEKALDRARKKKGPKPRLLVVLDLVTLEKRGRFQALPLSFFHGKWGLHLVVLYLVYGDLRIPWAYRLWRGKGEKALSRLALSLLASLPPWMRRAFRIRVAADAAFGTTWFLFGVKRLGFEAVVGMRRDRRLREGGRLGDLRRQGSRVYLWGLSFPVWVAWYRYPLPQGGWEWRYVVATFPATPRTALTWGKRRFAIEHFFRAAKSEFSLGQFGQRTALGVHRFLVLSLLAYLLAHWVGMEGEGSWREARERAARVLLPELVVQVALRELYALGLWPPGGGGEGLCGICGRCKF from the coding sequence ATGACCCAAGCGGCCCTGTCCCTACTTTGGACCCTCCTGGCCCTTTTGCCAAGCCCCCACCTCCAGGAATCCCTCAAGGCCCTGCTCTTGCTCCTCCTCCACGGCCACGGCAAGGCCAGACCCCAGCACAGCCAGGTCAAGTCCCCCTCCGCCCTCTCTCGCTTCCTCAACCGCTACCCCTGGCCCACCCGCGCTCTCATCCGCCTGGCAAGAAAAGAGGCCGAGAAAGCCCTGGACCGGGCCAGAAAGAAAAAAGGCCCCAAGCCCCGTCTCCTGGTGGTCCTGGACCTAGTCACTCTGGAGAAGCGGGGCCGTTTCCAGGCCCTGCCCCTCTCCTTTTTTCACGGCAAGTGGGGACTCCATCTGGTGGTCCTCTACCTCGTCTACGGAGACCTCCGCATCCCTTGGGCCTACCGCCTCTGGCGGGGCAAGGGGGAGAAGGCCCTCTCCCGCCTGGCCCTAAGCCTCCTGGCCTCTCTGCCCCCCTGGATGCGCCGGGCCTTCCGGATACGGGTGGCCGCGGATGCGGCCTTTGGCACCACCTGGTTCCTTTTCGGGGTGAAGCGGTTGGGTTTTGAAGCGGTGGTGGGGATGCGGCGGGACCGGAGGCTGCGGGAAGGGGGGAGGCTTGGGGACCTCAGGCGGCAGGGGAGCCGGGTCTACCTTTGGGGGCTTTCCTTCCCGGTCTGGGTGGCCTGGTACCGCTACCCCCTGCCCCAAGGGGGCTGGGAGTGGCGGTACGTGGTGGCCACCTTTCCCGCCACGCCCCGGACGGCGCTCACTTGGGGAAAGAGGCGGTTTGCCATAGAGCACTTCTTCCGCGCCGCGAAAAGCGAGTTCTCCCTGGGGCAGTTTGGGCAGCGGACGGCTTTGGGGGTGCACCGTTTTCTGGTGCTTTCCCTTCTGGCCTACCTGTTGGCCCACTGGGTGGGCATGGAGGGGGAAGGAAGCTGGCGGGAGGCCAGGGAGCGGGCGGCGCGGGTTCTCTTGCCTGAGCTCGTGGTGCAGGTCGCCCTGCGGGAGCTCTATGCCCTGGGTCTCTGGCCGCCGGGGGGAGGGGGTGAAGGTTTATGCGGGATATGCGGGAGGTGCAAGTTTTGA
- a CDS encoding LutC/YkgG family protein produces MKERILSRIRRALQHRPKAAHPGAFTPPVPDSSSLERFAAHLEAAGGEVVRFASLEEAQAWLAEFARAFDGAAVSPLVPEALRPELPEVPPERAPLAVSLARAAVAETGTLLLDSREGRRLQLLAPVHLVWVRAHDVVDTLGVALKALEGELPAAVGLHSGPSKSADIGQIMVRGVHGPGRLIAGVLEAG; encoded by the coding sequence ATGAAAGAACGCATCCTAAGCCGCATCCGCCGCGCCCTCCAGCACCGTCCCAAGGCCGCGCACCCCGGGGCGTTCACCCCACCCGTACCGGACTCAAGCTCCCTCGAGCGGTTCGCCGCGCACCTCGAGGCCGCGGGGGGGGAGGTCGTGCGCTTCGCCTCGCTGGAGGAAGCCCAGGCCTGGCTCGCCGAATTCGCGCGGGCCTTCGACGGCGCGGCCGTGAGCCCGTTGGTACCCGAGGCGCTCCGCCCGGAGTTGCCCGAGGTGCCGCCCGAACGCGCGCCGCTCGCGGTCTCGCTGGCGCGCGCCGCGGTCGCGGAGACCGGCACGCTCCTCCTGGATAGCCGCGAGGGCCGGCGCCTGCAGCTCCTGGCCCCGGTGCACCTGGTTTGGGTGCGGGCCCACGACGTGGTGGACACCCTCGGCGTGGCTCTCAAGGCCCTCGAGGGGGAGCTGCCCGCCGCGGTTGGGCTGCACTCCGGCCCCAGCAAGTCCGCGGACATCGGGCAGATCATGGTGCGCGGCGTGCACGGCCCCGGCCGGTTGATCGCGGGGGTCCTCGAGGCCGGGTAA
- a CDS encoding vWA domain-containing protein: protein MKVRYSKYEGGLEQLDLTEVMDWLKDFLLDSGFNDPFNRYHPDPERQATLEDLYDALLRALAERDLIPEAWLEEAAEATRREDSRLHRELERLVQRLEDEGFLRRPDADPSRPAPGEGFRGEAGAARFELTQKSIDFLGLRSLRELMGGLGRNAPGMHATRHYATGVEASGETKAYEWGDQLNLHLPETLKRVLPKGLERLSEEDLVVEMSEYTAAMSTVVLLDCSHSMILYGEDRFTPAKRVALALAHLIRTQYPGDQVRFVVFHDTAEEVPLAKLPMVQVGPYHTNTAEGLRLARKILRRMGGEMRQVIMITDGKPSALTLPSGQIYKNAWGLDPMILAETLKEVSAARREGIPIHTFMLAREPELVAFVRKITRITRGKAYFTTPRNIGRYVLMDFLNKKVRRVN, encoded by the coding sequence ATGAAGGTCCGGTACAGCAAGTACGAGGGGGGGCTCGAGCAGCTGGACCTGACCGAGGTGATGGACTGGTTGAAGGACTTCCTCCTGGACTCGGGGTTCAACGACCCCTTCAACCGGTACCACCCGGACCCCGAACGCCAGGCCACCCTCGAGGACCTGTACGACGCGCTGCTTCGGGCGCTGGCGGAACGCGACCTCATCCCCGAGGCGTGGCTCGAGGAGGCCGCCGAGGCCACGCGGCGCGAGGACAGCCGGTTGCACCGGGAGCTCGAGCGGCTCGTGCAGCGGCTGGAGGACGAGGGGTTCCTCCGCCGCCCGGACGCGGACCCCTCCCGGCCCGCGCCGGGGGAGGGGTTCCGGGGCGAGGCAGGCGCGGCGCGGTTCGAGCTCACGCAGAAGTCCATTGATTTCCTGGGGTTGCGGAGCCTGCGCGAGCTGATGGGGGGGCTGGGCCGGAACGCGCCCGGAATGCACGCCACGCGGCACTACGCGACTGGGGTGGAGGCGAGCGGGGAGACCAAGGCCTACGAGTGGGGGGACCAGCTGAACCTGCACCTGCCCGAGACGCTCAAGCGCGTGCTGCCCAAGGGCCTCGAGCGCCTCAGCGAGGAGGACCTCGTGGTGGAGATGAGCGAGTACACCGCGGCGATGAGTACCGTGGTGCTGCTGGACTGCTCGCACTCGATGATCCTGTACGGCGAGGACCGCTTCACGCCCGCCAAACGGGTGGCGCTCGCGCTGGCGCACTTGATCCGCACCCAGTACCCGGGGGATCAGGTGCGGTTCGTGGTGTTTCACGACACGGCGGAGGAGGTCCCGCTCGCGAAGCTGCCGATGGTGCAGGTGGGGCCGTACCACACGAACACCGCGGAAGGGTTGCGGCTCGCCCGCAAGATCCTGCGGCGCATGGGGGGGGAGATGCGGCAGGTGATCATGATCACGGACGGGAAGCCCTCCGCGCTCACCCTGCCGTCCGGGCAGATCTATAAGAACGCCTGGGGGCTCGACCCCATGATCCTCGCGGAGACCTTGAAGGAAGTGAGCGCCGCGCGGCGCGAGGGGATCCCCATCCACACCTTCATGCTCGCGCGGGAGCCCGAGCTGGTCGCGTTCGTACGCAAGATCACGCGCATCACTCGGGGCAAGGCGTACTTCACCACGCCGCGCAACATCGGCCGGTACGTGCTGATGGACTTCCTGAACAAGAAGGTGCGCCGAGTGAACTAG